A section of the Procambarus clarkii isolate CNS0578487 chromosome 68, FALCON_Pclarkii_2.0, whole genome shotgun sequence genome encodes:
- the LOC138355632 gene encoding processed variable antigen-like — MGNIAQEAWSETGPVTRCGQPGTCPRPRGRPRRRGASKTTGASKTTGASKATGASKTTGASKTTGASKTTGASKATGASKATGVFKATGASKTTGAFKTTGASKATGASKTTGASKTTGASKATGASKTTGASKTTGASKATGASKATGVFKATGASKATGASKATGASKTTGVSKATGASKATGASKATGASKATGASKATGASKATGAFKATGASKATGASKATGASKATGGV; from the coding sequence GTAACGAGGTGTGGCCAACCAGGCACGTGTCCCAGGCCACGGGGGCGTCCCAGGCGACGGGGGGCGTCCAAGACCACGGGGGCGTCCAAGACCACGGGGGCGTCCAAAGCCACGGGGGCGTCCAAGACCACGGGGGCGTCCAAGACCACGGGGGCGTCCAAGACCACGGGGGCGTCCAAAGCCACGGGGGCGTCCAAGGCCACTGGGGTGTTTAAGGCCACGGGGGCGTCCAAGACCACGGGGGCGTTCAAGACCACGGGGGCGTCCAAAGCCACGGGGGCGTCCAAGACCACGGGGGCGTCCAAGACCACGGGGGCGTCCAAAGCCACGGGGGCGTCCAAGACCACGGGGGCGTCCAAGACCACGGGGGCGTCCAAAGCCACGGGGGCGTCCAAGGCCACTGGGGTGTTTAAGGCCACGGGGGCGTCCAAGGCCACGGGGGCGTCCAAGGCCACGGGGGCGTCCAAGACCACGGGGGTGTCTAAGGCCACGGGGGCGTCCAAGGCCACGGGGGCGTCCAAGGCCACGGGGGCGTCCAAGGCCACGGGGGCGTCCAAGGCCACGGGGGCGTCCAAGGCCACGGGGGCGTTTAAGGCCACGGGGGCGTCCAAGGCCACGGGGGCGTCCAAGGCCACGGGGGCGTCCAAGGCCACAGGGGGCGTTTAA